In Aquimarina sp. TRL1, a single window of DNA contains:
- a CDS encoding S1C family serine protease, whose product MKLLKLLFFLLFVVSVQAQKLSDLYKKVNSSVVVIEIISVGTESNGSNRQLVKESSQGSGVLISEDGKIWTAAHVVQSAEVVSVEFVDGDIYEATIVSSNPQADVALLQIKNNFQLKNKKVATIGDSDKTLIGEDVFVLGAPHGFKQSLSRGIISGRYVPDHRSNDFVKIEFLQTDAAINPGNSGGPMFNMKGEVIGIASRIYSASGGFSGIGFAVSSNIAQKLLSEEENIWTGMEGLLITGNVAKALNVPQESGLLVLSTATQGAASKLGLQGGYVPAVIDGVELLLGGDVILQIAGIPFTDDNSGYLIKKKLKEFKKGEKISISILRHGKIGTAEFYKQ is encoded by the coding sequence ATGAAATTGCTGAAATTACTATTCTTTTTATTGTTTGTAGTATCCGTACAGGCTCAGAAATTATCGGACTTATATAAGAAAGTAAATTCCTCTGTGGTTGTAATAGAAATTATTAGTGTCGGAACAGAATCGAATGGGAGTAACAGACAATTAGTCAAAGAATCTTCTCAGGGATCTGGAGTATTAATCTCTGAAGATGGAAAAATCTGGACAGCAGCACATGTAGTACAATCGGCAGAAGTAGTTTCAGTAGAATTTGTGGATGGAGATATTTATGAAGCGACAATTGTTTCTTCTAATCCTCAGGCAGATGTAGCTTTATTACAAATCAAAAATAATTTCCAGTTAAAAAATAAAAAAGTCGCAACTATTGGAGATTCCGATAAAACATTAATAGGGGAAGATGTTTTTGTTTTGGGAGCCCCTCACGGGTTTAAACAATCTTTATCCAGAGGAATTATAAGTGGACGTTATGTGCCTGATCACAGGAGTAATGATTTTGTAAAGATAGAGTTTTTACAAACTGATGCGGCCATAAATCCAGGAAACTCTGGAGGACCTATGTTTAATATGAAAGGAGAAGTTATTGGAATTGCCAGTAGAATTTACTCAGCATCGGGAGGGTTTAGTGGTATTGGATTTGCCGTATCTTCTAATATTGCCCAAAAACTGCTATCCGAAGAAGAGAACATATGGACAGGGATGGAAGGGCTTTTAATCACAGGAAATGTTGCCAAAGCGTTAAATGTTCCTCAGGAATCAGGGCTGCTGGTGCTTAGTACAGCAACTCAGGGAGCAGCCAGTAAATTGGGATTACAAGGAGGGTATGTTCCTGCTGTAATTGACGGAGTTGAATTACTACTGGGAGGAGATGTAATCCTGCAAATTGCAGGAATTCCTTTTACAGATGATAACTCTGGATATCTGATAAAAAAGAAGTTAAAAGAATTCAAAAAAGGAGAAAAAATCTCGATTTCTATTCTCAGGCATGGAAAAATAGGAACTGCTGAGTTCTATAAGCAATAG
- a CDS encoding TolC family protein, with protein sequence MKHITLLLCIVFSMVFGYAQTNKTVTIGVLTDKSTARTQVLFQQMKKEITAVIGQDVTVRFKQPLENQFNFPEAKKNYEKMVAGDADIILAFGVVNNLVINKIKQYAKPTILFGSVNSDFTDFPKEQKTSEIPNITYLITPFSYTKDLEAFHSLYEYDHVGIIVDEFLPEILPLQSLFDTHFSDKEATYSLLPIKEGKLPPSSLNEVDAVYLISGFYLQETQFGELVTTINKNKIPSFSANSIVDVERGILATNQPETNIDRFFRRIALNVESIISGVNPSDLPIFVDYKNKLTVNYRTADEIGFPMRYSMLSSVDFVEGSQEIHPGPNQKSYTITDILNGVVEKNLSLEAARKEVALSEQDVKLAKSNFLPNVVASASGAYVDPELAKVSNGQRPELSTSANIGLEQVIYSEGANANIKIQKNLQKAQQEMYNAEELDAILNASASYFNALILKTNVRIQNQNLQVTKKNLQIAQQNFETGASGKSDVLRLQSQLAQNTQSLINAGNSLQQAFNAINQLMNNPMSTKIDVMDAGIANGIFKNYRYEEFQEILDSPQLRPAFIEFLIEEAKTNSPELKNLGYNLDATQINYKLNNLGRLIPTVALQGNYNMTFSRSGEGASPPAGFPMLPDNYYNIGLNISLPIFQRNERNINKQIAKIQEDQLLIQKDNITLDLDKRLNDMVLNVINQIANIEISKEAERTAEESLSLSQNAYKQGAIPIIQLIDAQNNLLQSQLASATAVYNYLMTTMQLERVIGYFFLMNTDERNQEFIQKANQFILNKN encoded by the coding sequence ATGAAACACATAACACTTCTACTCTGTATTGTATTCAGTATGGTGTTTGGATATGCGCAAACCAATAAAACAGTTACAATAGGAGTTTTAACAGACAAATCAACTGCCAGAACACAAGTTCTTTTTCAGCAGATGAAAAAAGAAATTACAGCAGTTATAGGACAAGATGTTACTGTTCGGTTTAAACAACCCTTAGAAAATCAGTTTAACTTTCCGGAAGCTAAGAAGAACTATGAAAAAATGGTTGCTGGAGATGCGGATATCATTTTGGCATTTGGGGTAGTAAATAACTTAGTGATTAATAAAATAAAACAATACGCAAAACCTACTATTTTATTCGGTTCTGTGAATAGTGATTTTACTGATTTCCCAAAGGAACAAAAAACATCAGAAATTCCTAATATTACGTACCTCATTACACCTTTTTCATACACGAAGGATTTGGAAGCTTTTCATAGTCTGTACGAGTACGATCACGTAGGAATTATAGTGGATGAGTTTTTACCGGAGATTCTTCCATTGCAATCGCTTTTTGATACTCATTTTTCGGATAAAGAAGCTACCTATTCCTTACTACCTATCAAAGAAGGAAAATTACCCCCTTCTTCTCTTAATGAGGTTGATGCGGTATATCTTATTAGCGGTTTTTACCTTCAGGAAACTCAATTTGGAGAGTTGGTTACAACAATTAATAAAAATAAAATCCCTTCATTTTCTGCCAATAGTATAGTAGATGTAGAAAGAGGAATTTTAGCGACGAATCAACCAGAGACGAATATAGATAGGTTTTTCAGGAGAATAGCCTTGAATGTAGAGTCAATTATCAGTGGAGTAAACCCTTCAGACCTGCCCATTTTTGTCGATTACAAGAATAAGTTAACGGTGAATTACAGAACAGCAGATGAAATCGGTTTTCCGATGCGATATAGTATGTTGTCTTCGGTAGATTTTGTAGAAGGTTCTCAGGAGATTCACCCGGGACCTAATCAGAAATCTTATACGATTACAGATATATTAAACGGGGTAGTAGAAAAGAACTTATCATTAGAAGCTGCCAGAAAAGAAGTTGCCCTAAGTGAACAAGATGTAAAACTGGCTAAGAGTAATTTCTTGCCCAATGTAGTCGCGAGTGCATCCGGAGCTTATGTAGACCCGGAATTGGCTAAGGTTTCCAATGGACAGCGGCCAGAACTATCAACCTCTGCAAATATAGGGTTAGAGCAAGTGATTTATTCAGAGGGAGCAAATGCCAACATAAAAATTCAGAAAAACTTACAGAAAGCACAGCAAGAGATGTATAATGCAGAAGAACTCGATGCAATTCTCAATGCTTCAGCTTCTTATTTTAATGCATTGATATTAAAAACGAATGTAAGAATTCAGAATCAAAACCTACAGGTGACCAAAAAGAACCTACAGATAGCACAACAAAATTTTGAAACCGGAGCTTCTGGAAAATCAGATGTCCTGAGATTACAAAGTCAGTTGGCCCAGAATACCCAAAGTTTGATTAATGCAGGAAACTCATTGCAGCAAGCCTTTAATGCAATCAATCAGTTGATGAATAACCCGATGAGTACCAAAATAGATGTAATGGATGCTGGTATTGCCAACGGAATCTTTAAGAATTATCGATATGAAGAATTTCAGGAAATTTTAGATAGCCCTCAATTACGCCCGGCATTTATAGAGTTTTTAATAGAAGAAGCAAAAACCAATTCTCCTGAGCTCAAAAACCTGGGATATAACCTGGATGCTACACAGATAAATTATAAGTTGAATAATCTGGGAAGATTGATACCAACGGTTGCCTTACAAGGAAATTATAATATGACTTTCTCCCGATCGGGAGAAGGAGCTTCTCCACCGGCAGGTTTTCCAATGTTACCAGATAATTATTACAATATAGGATTGAATATTTCTCTACCGATTTTTCAAAGAAATGAACGAAATATCAATAAACAAATTGCCAAAATACAGGAAGATCAACTGTTGATTCAGAAAGATAACATTACCCTGGACCTTGACAAACGATTAAATGACATGGTGCTAAATGTGATTAATCAAATTGCAAATATTGAAATTTCTAAAGAGGCAGAGCGAACCGCAGAAGAAAGTCTTTCATTATCCCAGAATGCTTATAAGCAGGGAGCCATTCCGATTATACAATTAATAGATGCCCAGAATAATTTATTACAGTCTCAGTTGGCCAGTGCTACTGCTGTATATAATTATCTGATGACGACAATGCAGTTAGAAAGAGTGATCGGATATTTCTTCTTGATGAACACGGACGAGAGAAATCAGGAATTTATTCAAAAAGCAAATCAGTTTATACTCAATAAAAACTAA
- a CDS encoding efflux RND transporter permease subunit produces the protein MNLTKFSISQNRVVLSILGVVLIMGMAFYQSLSRDSMPPYTVRVATIVSSFPGASPERVEELVTDKIEKVVQELPELKNVKSTSRTGLSVVKVELKMDVTPEKLQSVWDRLRRKLDALKGLPSNVEPMLDDDGIGEVFGIAVGITSDGYSYREMKEYADDLRDDLIKLEDAAKVEINGDQEERVFVMFDNTKLKAYGLTAGKLKGIINNTNILSSGGEINVEDERIILEPTGNFNNLSDIKSMLIPIGQGDQVVALEDITTIRKGYINPPKQKVSINGKEAISLHVSLKEGANVIKLGEEIDQVLKKWEGKLPVGLEVQRIASIDSYIDLKINDFVGNLIQSIVIVLAVMLLFLGIRTGLIIASLIPMVTITTIMIMGLLGTGLNQITLAALIMALGMMVDNAIVVAESVMVKMEQGVSVKTAAIDSCSELFTPLLISTLTTSAAFLAFFLAESVMGDIMGPLFVVISIALLSSWIIALSIVTLLCVFFLKIKKKEKDQKPSFLDKLINSLKTKYKALIMFALSWKKSVLIGIVVLFLLSIFGFTKLAFVFFPDSDRNMITMDINLPEGTKISTTQKTVDAIEAYIRKELEVTEQRSEGIANWAAFIGKGPSAYDLGYSADEANSNYAHIVINTSSFTVNAEMVKQLDAYCFNTFPNADIKVGFLGSGGGGVPIEIKVSGDNPDRLAVISEAIKTRLSGINGTKNIKDDWGPKGKKFVIEIDQNKAQSAGITNQDIATSLQTVLDGFKAGEFREGDKFIPIVMMSDQGKEQTLASLETLNVYAQNSGKSVPLLQVANVIPKWQYSKIKRLDLTRTMIISSELTEEGNASKIMSEMKPWLEEQKKEWGDEYTYTLGGDAENTAENMGAVAKYLPLAGFIIVMLLIIQFNSFRKMTMIVSTIPLGVIGMVIGLLVFRVPFGFMAFLGIISLAGIVINNAIVLVDRIEIEEKELQRIPQDAIIGACLQRFRPILLATFTTVLGLIPLYLGGGELWEPMAVTIMIGLLFGTVITLVFIPAFYSVLYKVDYSDYTFNESLLE, from the coding sequence ATGAATCTTACGAAATTTTCAATAAGTCAAAACCGGGTAGTACTTAGTATTCTTGGGGTAGTACTTATTATGGGAATGGCGTTTTACCAATCGCTGTCCAGAGATAGTATGCCACCGTATACGGTACGGGTTGCTACGATTGTATCTTCATTTCCGGGAGCTAGCCCCGAGCGAGTAGAAGAGTTAGTTACAGATAAAATAGAAAAAGTAGTTCAGGAACTTCCAGAATTAAAAAATGTAAAAAGTACGTCCAGAACAGGGCTATCCGTCGTAAAAGTAGAACTGAAAATGGATGTAACCCCAGAGAAGCTACAATCTGTTTGGGATCGTCTGCGAAGAAAGTTAGATGCATTAAAAGGATTGCCGAGCAATGTAGAACCTATGCTTGATGATGATGGAATAGGGGAAGTATTCGGAATTGCAGTAGGGATCACCAGTGATGGATATTCTTATCGAGAAATGAAGGAATATGCTGATGATCTTAGAGATGATCTGATCAAGTTAGAAGATGCAGCTAAGGTGGAGATAAATGGAGATCAGGAAGAACGCGTTTTTGTGATGTTTGATAATACCAAACTCAAAGCTTATGGGTTGACAGCCGGAAAACTAAAAGGAATTATCAATAATACGAATATTCTTAGTTCAGGAGGAGAAATTAATGTAGAAGATGAACGAATTATTTTAGAACCTACAGGGAACTTTAATAATCTGTCGGATATAAAAAGCATGTTGATTCCTATAGGACAAGGAGATCAGGTAGTAGCATTGGAAGATATAACCACAATTCGCAAGGGATATATTAACCCTCCAAAACAGAAAGTAAGTATCAACGGGAAAGAAGCAATTTCTTTACATGTCTCTTTAAAAGAAGGAGCCAATGTTATCAAATTGGGAGAGGAAATTGACCAGGTATTAAAAAAATGGGAAGGAAAACTACCTGTAGGACTCGAAGTACAAAGAATCGCTTCTATTGATAGTTATATTGATTTAAAAATCAATGATTTTGTAGGGAATCTGATTCAGTCTATTGTTATTGTGTTAGCGGTTATGTTGCTGTTTTTAGGAATACGAACCGGATTGATTATTGCTAGTTTAATTCCGATGGTAACTATTACTACCATCATGATCATGGGACTACTGGGAACCGGACTCAACCAAATTACACTGGCAGCTTTAATTATGGCTTTAGGAATGATGGTAGATAATGCCATAGTAGTGGCAGAATCCGTCATGGTTAAGATGGAGCAAGGAGTTTCGGTAAAAACAGCAGCCATTGATTCTTGCTCCGAGTTATTTACTCCTCTGTTAATTTCTACACTGACTACTTCGGCAGCATTTTTAGCATTTTTTCTTGCAGAATCTGTTATGGGAGATATTATGGGACCATTGTTTGTGGTGATTTCCATTGCTCTTTTATCTTCATGGATTATTGCTTTGAGTATTGTTACTTTATTGTGTGTGTTTTTTCTGAAGATTAAGAAAAAAGAAAAAGATCAGAAACCTTCTTTTCTGGATAAGTTGATCAATAGTCTGAAAACAAAATATAAAGCTTTAATCATGTTTGCCTTGTCCTGGAAAAAATCTGTGTTGATTGGTATTGTCGTCTTATTTCTTTTGTCGATTTTTGGGTTCACTAAACTGGCATTTGTCTTTTTCCCGGATAGTGACCGGAATATGATTACCATGGATATTAATCTGCCAGAGGGGACTAAAATCAGTACGACTCAGAAAACAGTAGATGCTATAGAAGCCTATATCAGAAAAGAGTTGGAAGTGACGGAACAACGCTCTGAGGGAATTGCTAATTGGGCTGCCTTTATAGGAAAAGGACCATCTGCATATGATTTAGGGTATAGTGCAGATGAAGCAAACTCTAATTATGCTCATATTGTGATTAATACCTCCTCATTTACTGTAAATGCTGAGATGGTTAAACAATTAGATGCTTATTGCTTTAATACTTTCCCCAATGCAGATATCAAAGTAGGGTTTTTAGGATCTGGAGGAGGAGGGGTTCCTATCGAGATTAAGGTATCAGGGGATAACCCGGATCGTTTGGCTGTTATTTCGGAAGCGATTAAAACCCGCTTATCAGGAATTAATGGGACTAAGAATATCAAAGATGACTGGGGGCCTAAAGGGAAAAAATTTGTAATTGAGATTGATCAAAATAAAGCTCAGTCAGCAGGAATTACTAATCAAGATATTGCCACCTCTTTACAGACAGTATTGGATGGATTTAAGGCAGGAGAATTTAGAGAAGGAGATAAGTTTATCCCGATTGTAATGATGAGTGATCAGGGGAAAGAACAAACATTAGCTTCTTTGGAAACTCTTAATGTTTATGCACAAAATTCTGGAAAAAGTGTACCATTGTTGCAAGTGGCAAATGTGATACCAAAATGGCAGTACTCCAAGATCAAGCGACTGGATCTTACACGTACAATGATTATTTCTAGTGAGTTGACCGAAGAAGGAAATGCTTCTAAGATTATGTCAGAGATGAAACCCTGGTTGGAAGAACAGAAAAAGGAATGGGGAGATGAATATACCTATACCCTTGGGGGAGATGCAGAGAATACAGCAGAAAATATGGGAGCAGTAGCAAAATACTTGCCATTAGCCGGTTTTATTATAGTGATGTTACTCATTATCCAGTTTAATTCTTTTAGAAAAATGACAATGATTGTCAGTACCATTCCACTAGGTGTTATTGGTATGGTTATCGGATTATTGGTCTTTAGAGTGCCTTTTGGATTTATGGCCTTTTTAGGAATTATATCGCTGGCAGGAATTGTGATTAATAATGCAATTGTATTAGTTGATCGGATCGAAATCGAAGAAAAAGAATTGCAGCGGATTCCTCAGGATGCTATTATAGGAGCTTGTTTACAGCGTTTTCGCCCTATCTTATTAGCGACTTTTACTACGGTATTAGGGCTTATTCCTTTGTATCTAGGAGGAGGAGAACTATGGGAACCCATGGCAGTAACTATTATGATAGGATTGCTTTTTGGAACGGTTATCACTCTGGTATTTATTCCCGCATTTTACAGTGTCCTGTATAAGGTAGATTATTCAGATTATACTTTTAATGAGTCTTTACTTGAGTAA
- a CDS encoding efflux RND transporter periplasmic adaptor subunit, with protein sequence MKCIQYIGLPLMLVFLLGSCKSKKEEQKEEILRPVKYQTIGTVATQNVRTFSGVAKAGDEIELSFRSSGIITVSNIKVGQKVKKGDLIAKLDNVQANLSYEKAVSATISAKSSMKTAKSSLERMKSLYEKGSNSLSDYEAAKNAYQNALEQYESAKRNKSIQQSQVNYGYIYAPSDGTIAAKNNELNENVNPGQVIAVLNAGEQINVEVGLPENVINKVALSMKTSLSFSALNGKKYEGTIIEISPIVDTGSSTYPVKIAIKKPETAIKPGMAANVTFDFGEQEKIPSSQLIVPVKAVGEDGNGNFVFLIETADGKTGIVKKQTIEIGELTTEGFTVRSGITAGQKIATAGLQTLLDGQKVRLQ encoded by the coding sequence ATGAAGTGTATACAATATATCGGATTACCCCTGATGCTGGTTTTTTTACTGGGATCATGTAAGAGTAAAAAAGAAGAACAAAAAGAAGAAATATTACGACCTGTAAAATACCAGACAATAGGTACAGTTGCCACTCAGAATGTGAGAACCTTTAGTGGAGTAGCTAAAGCAGGAGATGAAATCGAATTAAGTTTTAGAAGCAGTGGAATCATTACGGTTTCTAATATCAAAGTAGGTCAAAAAGTAAAAAAAGGAGACCTGATTGCCAAGCTGGATAATGTACAAGCTAATTTATCCTATGAGAAAGCAGTTTCTGCTACGATTAGTGCTAAATCGTCAATGAAAACAGCAAAGTCCAGCCTGGAACGAATGAAATCCTTATACGAGAAAGGAAGCAATTCTCTAAGTGATTATGAAGCTGCTAAAAATGCATATCAAAATGCTTTAGAACAATATGAATCTGCAAAAAGAAATAAAAGCATACAACAATCACAGGTAAACTACGGGTATATCTATGCTCCTAGTGATGGGACAATTGCAGCTAAAAATAATGAATTGAATGAAAATGTGAATCCAGGACAAGTAATTGCAGTGCTAAATGCAGGAGAGCAGATCAATGTAGAGGTAGGACTTCCTGAAAATGTGATTAATAAGGTTGCGTTGTCGATGAAGACATCCCTTTCTTTTTCGGCACTTAATGGGAAAAAGTACGAAGGAACTATTATTGAGATTTCTCCAATTGTAGATACAGGATCTTCCACATATCCAGTGAAGATCGCGATAAAAAAACCAGAAACAGCAATCAAACCAGGGATGGCTGCAAATGTGACTTTTGATTTTGGAGAGCAGGAGAAAATACCAAGCAGCCAATTGATTGTACCTGTAAAAGCAGTAGGTGAAGACGGAAATGGAAATTTTGTTTTCTTAATTGAGACTGCAGATGGAAAAACCGGAATTGTCAAAAAACAAACCATTGAGATAGGAGAACTGACGACAGAAGGGTTTACAGTACGTTCAGGAATCACTGCAGGGCAGAAAATAGCTACTGCAGGATTACAGACCCTGTTAGATGGACAAAAAGTAAGATTACAATAA
- a CDS encoding adenylate/guanylate cyclase domain-containing protein, which translates to MMTKKWFSKVTTFVIGWFISLFIWSMTRKYGIKSYLSVFDIEYSASNSFLYIALIAVICGILFGSIQLLSEESIANKQRSFRNILIKGLGLHVFIMILIYLIIYIQLNLAIEKLEILFIDFLTSPLILVNLGYSIVTNIFIVITIHLEKLLGKGNLLKLITGRFYHPQEEERVFMFIDLTSSTMIAEDLGHLQYSRFIQDCFLDLAVVEKYNAEVYQYVGDEAVLTWKMNKTVNTDACLLAFFAFSKRLQDRTSYYQKNYGHVPFFKAGVHGGIITVVEIGSIKHEIAYHGDTINIASRVQEQCKKQGVSLLISKTIFDRIKNPTVFELINTGNPLLKGKKNTTELYSVSLKNNTVLV; encoded by the coding sequence ATGATGACGAAAAAATGGTTTAGTAAAGTAACCACATTTGTAATAGGCTGGTTTATTTCTTTATTTATATGGAGCATGACCAGAAAATATGGAATCAAGTCCTATTTAAGTGTTTTCGACATCGAATATTCTGCTTCTAATTCTTTTTTATATATCGCTTTGATAGCTGTCATTTGCGGTATCTTATTTGGCAGTATTCAGCTTCTTAGTGAAGAATCTATTGCTAATAAGCAACGATCTTTTAGAAATATACTTATTAAGGGATTAGGGCTTCATGTCTTTATCATGATTCTTATATATCTGATTATTTATATACAGCTAAACCTAGCAATTGAGAAATTGGAAATACTATTTATTGATTTTTTAACCAGTCCATTGATTTTGGTTAATCTTGGATATTCTATTGTCACTAATATTTTTATTGTAATCACGATTCACCTCGAAAAATTACTAGGGAAAGGAAATTTATTAAAATTAATTACCGGTCGTTTCTATCATCCACAGGAAGAAGAACGTGTTTTTATGTTTATAGATCTCACATCTTCTACTATGATTGCAGAAGATTTAGGACATTTACAGTACAGTCGTTTTATCCAAGATTGTTTTCTGGATCTGGCTGTAGTAGAAAAGTATAATGCTGAAGTATATCAATATGTAGGAGATGAAGCTGTATTAACCTGGAAAATGAATAAAACAGTTAATACCGATGCTTGTTTGTTAGCATTTTTTGCTTTCTCTAAGAGGTTACAAGATCGTACGTCTTATTATCAAAAAAACTACGGACATGTTCCTTTTTTTAAAGCTGGGGTGCATGGAGGTATCATTACTGTAGTAGAAATAGGAAGTATCAAACATGAGATCGCATATCATGGAGATACTATTAATATTGCCTCCAGAGTTCAGGAACAGTGTAAGAAACAAGGGGTGTCTCTTCTGATTTCAAAGACGATTTTTGATCGAATTAAAAACCCTACTGTTTTTGAATTGATTAATACGGGAAATCCCTTATTAAAGGGCAAAAAAAATACAACTGAACTATATAGTGTATCGCTAAAAAATAACACTGTATTGGTTTAA
- a CDS encoding DUF6515 family protein: protein MKAIKRIIGIIIIISCLAGQDLQAQGRSGNRGVKTSHRGGNHVGTNHYKGGRYRTQPIYRNPHYRYPRHRRVIRTLPAHHVRVVYRGLPYFFYAGLYYTIYNDGYIAVLPPVGVRIAVLPVGHVRVVVGPSVMYYHSGIYYTEIQGATTEEERYEVIQPPVDTIVSEISADAEEVMIDGNVFYEYNDVMYKKVTLDQERKGYKVVYVKENEEN from the coding sequence ATGAAGGCAATAAAAAGAATTATCGGAATTATCATTATCATAAGCTGTTTGGCTGGTCAGGATCTTCAGGCACAAGGAAGGTCAGGAAACAGAGGTGTGAAAACTTCTCATAGAGGAGGAAATCATGTAGGAACGAATCATTATAAAGGAGGACGCTACAGAACACAGCCGATTTATAGAAACCCGCATTACAGATATCCCCGACACAGAAGAGTAATCAGAACATTACCAGCGCATCATGTTCGCGTTGTATACAGAGGTTTACCGTACTTCTTCTATGCTGGGTTGTATTATACTATATATAATGATGGGTATATCGCAGTATTGCCACCAGTGGGAGTACGCATCGCGGTCTTACCAGTAGGACATGTAAGAGTAGTAGTAGGTCCCTCAGTAATGTACTACCATTCTGGGATTTATTACACGGAAATCCAGGGGGCTACCACAGAAGAGGAACGGTATGAAGTCATACAGCCACCGGTAGATACCATTGTTTCAGAAATATCAGCAGATGCAGAAGAAGTGATGATCGATGGCAATGTATTTTATGAATACAATGATGTTATGTACAAGAAAGTTACGTTGGATCAGGAAAGAAAAGGATATAAAGTGGTCTATGTAAAAGAAAATGAAGAGAATTAA
- a CDS encoding DUF6268 family outer membrane beta-barrel protein yields the protein MNNKILLTTAVLFFQTILVIGQERSQKDPMEEFYIGTVSYTHFGESSFEEKQYEGKVGFSEVLVDLKFPYVLKNKKTIIINGVEFTNLKPNFSNEADASSSVSRNFYSVAYYLALNNRIGKQWSYSIGLKPTFASDFQSGISSDDFMLRGTALVSKQVSRSFKYGFGVSYNTRFGRRMVIPLVQLVYKKGHWGTYAYLPAYISQFYHLKNGKVGLSIIANGNNYNFYDDTGAGLNLDKLNYTRVNIGPEYETKIGGKLKINVSGGITVANKLEWTDSDSETALDLSPENKYFLRATLKFGR from the coding sequence ATGAATAATAAGATTTTATTAACCACCGCAGTACTTTTTTTTCAAACGATTCTTGTTATCGGTCAGGAAAGATCACAAAAAGATCCTATGGAAGAGTTTTATATTGGGACTGTTAGTTACACACATTTTGGAGAATCCAGTTTTGAAGAAAAACAATATGAAGGAAAAGTTGGATTCTCTGAGGTTTTAGTAGACTTAAAATTCCCCTATGTTTTAAAAAATAAAAAAACAATCATAATTAATGGAGTTGAGTTTACCAATTTAAAACCTAATTTTTCTAATGAAGCAGATGCCTCTTCTTCCGTATCCAGAAACTTTTATTCTGTAGCGTATTATTTAGCATTGAATAATAGAATCGGAAAACAATGGAGTTATTCAATTGGATTAAAACCTACCTTCGCATCTGATTTTCAGAGTGGAATTTCTTCTGATGATTTTATGCTTAGAGGAACCGCTCTAGTCAGTAAACAAGTAAGCAGGTCATTTAAATACGGGTTCGGAGTGTCTTATAATACGCGTTTTGGTAGAAGAATGGTGATTCCATTAGTACAGTTAGTGTATAAAAAAGGACATTGGGGGACCTATGCCTACCTACCTGCTTATATTTCTCAGTTTTATCATTTAAAAAATGGAAAAGTTGGTCTGTCAATTATAGCCAATGGTAATAATTATAACTTTTATGACGATACAGGAGCAGGATTGAATCTGGATAAGTTAAATTATACTCGTGTTAATATAGGACCTGAATACGAAACAAAAATAGGAGGAAAACTAAAAATCAATGTTAGTGGAGGAATTACTGTTGCTAATAAACTGGAGTGGACAGATAGTGATAGTGAAACAGCATTGGATTTATCGCCAGAAAACAAGTATTTCTTAAGAGCTACACTGAAGTTTGGAAGATAA